In Terriglobus aquaticus, the genomic window CCGGTGTTATTGAGCCGCCCGGCGGCGCTGCCAGCGGGTCGCTGGTGTACTGCAACGTGTTCTCGAAGTAAGGCGAGTAGACGTTGACCTTGTAATTGCTCAGGAGGCGGATCTGCTTCTTCTGGAACTCAAGCGTGGGGACCGGGCCGCGAGAGACGTCGTCGTGCAGGCCGCGGTACTTCAGCGCAGGCCAGTCACGGACGCTGGCCAGGTGCAGCACGGGGCCTGTGTTCGCGGCGCTGTCAACGAGCTGCTTGATCGTTTGCGCACCGTAGAACACGCCGGCAGGCGTTGCGCCGATCACAGCCAGACCGCTGCCGCGCGGAACGATGACGTAGCCCTCGGCCTGCATTTCGGGCGACAGAGCGGCGCCGCCGAGTGCGGCACGGCCTTCGCTCGAGCTACTGCGCAGAAGCGTGATGCTGACGGGCGCAGCCGCTGAGACTGCCACGCCACGCTCACGCAGGCCTTCCGCCAGGTCCTGCGCGGCAAAGCTGTCGTCCGCGTCACAGCCGTTACACAACACGCTGATGCCGTTGGAAAGCGGGACTGAGCGCTGATCCTGCATTTCGCGAGGCATGGGTACTAAGGCCAATTGGGCTCGCGCTGCCGCCGAAATCACCACGGCAGACAGGGCAAGCAGGGAAGCAAAGCGGGACAACGACGGCATATCAGCAAGCTAAACCCAAATGGGCCGTTATGTCCGGGGCGCCTGTCGGCAGTGCTGTCCCCGAGAACCTGCGATGATCCCGGGCAGCGATCCTGCGGCGTCAGCCAGTTCGCCACGCCATTTGATAGGCTTGCTGTGCCCGGAGGGGTGAAAAACGTTTCGCTCCGTCCTCTATGCTCAGGAGAACTCATTCCATGCTGTTGCACGAAGACAGGCTGTTTCCGGCAGAAGGCACCGCGCGCGAGGTCGCGCGCAAGCTGTATGCCGTGGCGCGTGATCTGCCCATCATCAGCCCGCACGGCCACACCGACCCCGCCTGGTTTGCACAGAACGATGCGTTTCCCAATCCCGCCGCGCTGTTCATCCAGCCCGACCACTACATCTTCCGCATGCTGTACTCGCAAGGTGTGTCGCTGGAATCGCTCGGCATCGGCAGTCACCGCGCTGACCCACGTGAAGTCTGGCAGATCTTCGCTCGCCATTACTACCTGTTCCGTGGCACACCCACGCGCATGTGGATCGACTACGCATTTCGTTCGCTATTCGGACTAGAAGAGCGACTGAGCGAAGCGAACGCCGACGTGTTCTACGACACCATCGACAAGGCCCTGCAAACACCGGCGTTGCGGCCGCGTGCGCTGTACGACAGCTTCCGGCTTGAGGTGCTGGCGACCACCGACTCACCGCTGGACACGCTGGAGCACCACAAGGCCATTCGCGAATCGGGATGGAAGGGCCGCGTCGTTCCGACCTTCCGGCCGGACGCTGTTGTCGACTTTGAATTTGCAAACTTCCGCGGCAACATAGACAAGCTGGGCGAGATCACCGGCGAAGACACCAGCAATTACACCGGCTATCTGAACGCCCTCCGCAATCGTCGCGCCTTCTTCAAACAGATGGGTGCCACCGCGACGGATCACGGACACCTGACGGCGCGCACCGCAGACCTGTCCAAGAGTGAAGCCGAGGCACTCTACGCGAAGATCTACGGCGGCAAGGCATCGCACGAAGACGGCGAGCTGTTCCAGGCGCAGATGCTGACCGAGATGGCTGGCATGAGCGTGGAAGACGGCCTCGTGATGCAACTGCACCCGGGCTCCGTGCGCAATCACAACTCTGGCCTGTATGAGAAGTTTGGCCGCGACAAGGGTGCTGACATTCCCGCGCCGACCGAGTACGTCCGCAGCCTGCGGCCGCTGCTGACGAAGTACGGGAACGAGTCGAACTTCACCTTTGTGCTGTTCACCCTGGATGAGTCCACGTACGCCCGTGAGCTCGCTCCGCTGGCCGGCCATTATCCTTGCTTGCGCCTTGGTCCGGCGTGGTGGTTCCATGATTCGCCCGAAGGCATGATGCGGTACCGCGAACAGGTGACGGAGACCGCCGGCTTCTACAACACGGCCGGCTTCAACGACGACACGCGCGCCCTGCTCAGCATTCCTGCCCGGCACGATGTCGCTCGCCGTGTGGATTGCGCGTTCCTCGGTCGCCTCGTCGCCGAGCACCGCATCGACGAGGACGAGGCATTCGAGCTGATCGAAGATCTGACCGTGAACCTTGCGCGCAAGGTGTACCGCCTGTGAGCACCTTGCTCGCCATCGGATCGCCGCAGACGGAGCTGACGCCCGCCGAGGTGGAGAAGCACCTGCGCGAGGCGTTGGCAAAGCTAGGCCCGCGCAAGAAGGTGCTGGCTCTTCCACCGGATTTCTCGCGCTTCCACTCGCAGGCCGGTCTGTTGACCGAGCTGACGTGGCGGCACTACGGCGACGCCCTGACCGACGTGCTGCCGGCTCTCGGAACGCACAAGCCGATGACGGATCGCGAGATCGCGACCATGTTCGGCCAGACGCCGCGCGAACTCTTCCGCGTGCACGACTGGCGCAACGACGTGGTCACGCTGGGCGAGGTGCCGGGCGAGTTCATGCACGAGGTCAGCGAGGGCAAACTCGACTACACCTGGCCCGCGCAGGTGAACAAGCTGGTGCGTGACGGCGGACACGACCTGATCCTGTCGATTGGCCAGGTGGTGCCGCACGAAGTGATCGGCATGGCGAATCACAACAAGAACGTGTTCGTGGGCACCGGCGGTGTCATGGGCATTCACCGCTCGCACTTTCTTGGCGCGGTGTACGGCATGGAGCGCATCATGGGGCGCGCCGATACGCCGGTGCGCGCTGTGTTGAACTATGCCAGCGAACACTTCGCGCAGAACCTGCCGATCGTGTATGTGCTGACGGTCGTGGGCAAGAACGCAGCGGGGCAGCTTGCCATCCGCGGCCTGTTTATTGGCGACGACCTGGACTGCTTCTACAAGGCCGCGGAACTCGCCCTGCAGGTCAACTTCGTCATGATGGATCGCGAGATCAAGAAAGCCGTCGTGTACCTGGACCCGCATGAGTTCAAGAGCACGTGGCTGGGCAACAAGAGTGTTTACCGCACGCGCATGGCGCTGGCGGATGAAGGCGAACTGATTGTGCTGGCGCCCGCGGTTCACGAGTTCGGCGAAGACCCGACCATTGACAAACTGATCCGCCGCTATGGGTACTACGGCACGCCCAAGACGCTGGAGTGGGTCAAGGAAGACCCCGAACTTGCCGGTAATCTGAGCGCGGCGGCACACCTGATTCACGGGTCCAGCGAGGGCCGCTTCCAGATCACATACTGTCCGGGTCACCTCTCGCGCGAGGAGATCGAGAAGGCGGGTTTCCAATACGGTGATCCGCAACAAATGATGCAGAAGTACAACCCGGACAAGCTCAGCGACGGATGGAATACCGTCGATGGCGAGGAGATCTTCTACGTGTCGAATCCCGGGCTGGGGTTGTGGACGTACAAGGAGCGTTTTCAATGACGGCAGGCAGCACGGAGACCGCGCGCCGTCGACAGATCTTCGTCCTCATGGGCGTCAGCGGCTCCGGCAAATCGACCATCGGCACGCTTCTAGCCCAGCGTTTGCACATCCCGTTCCTGGATGCGGACGACTTCCACCCGCAGGCGAACAAGGACAAGATGCACGCCGGTCATCCACTCACGGACGAGGATCGCTGGCCGTGGCTTGCCACGCTCAATCGCCTGCTGCGGGATCATGCGGCGCAGGGCACCGGGTGCGTGCTCGCCTGCTCCGCGCTTCGCGAGGTGTATCGCGACAAGCTGGCAGACGGCTTGCCCCCGGGCACCGTCGACTTCGTCCTGTTGCAAGGCTCGCGCGAACTGATCCAGAGCCGCCTCGCCCAGCGACGCCACGAGTTCATGAACAGCAAGCTGCTGGATAGCCAGTTTGCCACCCTTGAGACGCCGGACGACGCGATCAAGGTCACAAACGATCGCAGTCCCGACCAGGTCGTCGACGACATCCTGCAACAGGAACACCTGGCCTGAGCCAGCCGCTTCAGGTCATTGCCAAAGGAGCAAACATTTTGGGTAAGAACTTATTCGATCTGACCGGCAAGGTTGCCGTCGTCACCGGCGGCACCTCCGGCATCGGTCTGGCCATTGCACTTGGGCTGGCCGACGCAGGAGCGCACGTGATCGCTAGCTCGCGACGCATGGAGCAGGTGGAAGAGGCCGCCGCGAAGATCGAGGAGCGTGGCGTGCGCACCCTGCGTCTCGCCTCTGACGTGAAGGATCGTGCCTCCCTGCAGCAGCTTTGCGACGCCACGCTGCAGCAGTTCGGACAGGTGGACATCCTGGTCAACTCGGCTGGCAAGATCAAGCGCGAGCCTACGCTCACGGTCAGCGAAGAGACCTGGAACGACATCATGGACACGAATCTGACAGGTACCCTGCGCGCCTGCCAGATCTTCGGCAAGCCCATGCTCGACTGTGGCTACGGACGCATCGTCAACATCGCGTCATTGAACAGTTACGTGTCGCTGAAGGAAGTGACCGCGTACGCATGCAGCAAGGCCGCGGTCAACGCCCTAACGCGGTCGCTCGCAGTGGAGTGGAGCAGCAAAGGCGTGACGGTGAACGCGGTTGCGCCCGGTGTGTTCCGCACCGCTCTGAATGCGGAGCTGCTGGACAAGAGCGAGCGCGGCAAAGAGTTGCGCATGCGCACGCCCATGGGCCGATTCGGACAAACCGAAGAGACGGTGGGCGCAGCGGTGTATCTTGCCAGTGATGCCGCCAGCTTTGTTACCGGCGAGACCATTGTGGTCGACGGCGGCTTTCTCGCCAGCGGCGTGAACCAGTAGCTTCAACGAACGATCAAGGAGCCGCAATGTTTCGCACCCTTTCCTTCGCTACACTCGCCATCGCGGCTGCGGTCGCGTCAGTATCGGCCCGCGCTCAGGCCACGCAGCCGCCCATGGACACCAACCCAATCGACGTGCGCACGGCCGCGCAGATCGACAAGCAGGCGCACGAGTTCCTGGAGCAGGCGCGCACTAAGCCGGATGGCGCAGTAAGCACGACACTGGAGCGCTACCCCGGCCACCTGACCATGCTGACCGCGCGCACCAAGCCCGGTGGGGCCGAGCTTCACAAGAACTGGAACGACTTCTTCTTTGTGCTCGACGGCGAGGCCACCGAAGTAACCGGCGGCACCATTGAGGACGCGAAAGAAACCACTCCGGGCGAGATCCGAGGTAAGCGCGTGGTCGGCGGAACGGAGCACCCCATGCACAAAGGCGACGTGATCCACATTGCGCCCGGAACGCCGCACCAGACCGTGGTCCCCGAGGGCAAGTACTTCCTGTACTACGTCGTCAAAGTGCAAGTGCCCGACGCAGCCGCAGCCAGCAATTAGGAGAGCACCATGAAGTTGTTGCAGATGGCGGATGCTGTTCGCTACCCGCGCATGACCACGGCAGAGTTGCGCAAGACCTTTCTGCTGGAGGATCTCTTCCAGCCCGGCAAGATCGGTTTTACCTACGTTGACCTGGATCGCACGGTGATCGGATCGGCCGTACCGGGTGCCCAGCCGCTTTCCTTGCCCACCGACCCGGCGCTGCGTTCGGACTTTTTCCTGGAGCGCCGGGAACTCGGCGTTCTGAACGTAGGCGGCAAAGGCACGGTCAGCGTGGACGGCCAGACCTTCGCGACGGACAAGCTGGATTGCTTATACGTGGGCCGTGGCAGCAAGGAGGTGACGTTCAGCAGCGAAGCGGAAGACGATCCCGCGGCTTTCTATCTGCTCAGCTATCCGGCGCACGCGCAGTATCCTACTGCGATGGTCAAGTTTGCCGACCTGCAGCCGCTTCACTTGGGCGCTGTTGAGACGTGCAACAAGCGGTCCATCTATAAGGCCATCTATGCCGACGGTCTGAAGAGCTGCCAGCTTGTCATGGGCTTCACGCTGCTTGAGTCCGGTTCGAACTGGAACACCATGCCGCCGCACACACACTTCCGCCGGTCCGAGGTGTACCTGTACTTCGATCTGGACCCGGCGCACCGGGTCGTTCACCTGATGGGACCGCCGCAGGAAACGCGGCACCTGCTGGTCAGCAATCGGCAGGTAATCGTATCGCCTGGCTGGTCGATTCACGCTGGTGTGGGCACCAGCCGCTACGCCTTCTGCTGGGGCATGGGCGGCGAGAACCAGGCCTACGACGACATGGACGGCGCACCGATTGCGGAGCTTCGCTAGTCATGCGGACCGATCGGGAATCATCGGAACTCCTCCCCGTCCGCCCGGCCAAGGAATGTCGCTGGGATCTCATGAGTCTCGGCGAAGTGATGCTGCGCTTCGATCCCGGCGAGGACCGCATTGCAACCACTCGCAGTTTCCGTGTGTGGGAGGGTGGGGGCGAATACAACGTCGCGCGCGGTCTGCGGCGATGCTTCGGTATGCGCTCTGCAATCGTGACCGCGCTCGTTGACAATCCCGTCGGTCGCCTGGTGGAAGACCTGATGCTGCAGGGCGGTGTCGACATCACGCAGGTGCTGTGGCGAGACTACGACGGCATCGGCCTCGAAGCGCGCAATGGCATTTACTTCCTGGAGCGCGGCTTTGGCGCGCGCGGCGCGTTGGGAAGCATGGACCGGGGTCATACGGCGATCTCGCAACTCAAGCCGGGCGACATTGATTGGGGCCGTCTGTTTGGGCAGGCCGGCTCCCGCTGGTTCCACACCGGAGGCGTATTCTGCGCGCTCAGCGAGACCACGCCGCTGGTTGCGCGCGAAGCCATGCAGGCAGCCAAGCGGCATGGCGCGATCGTCTCCTACGATTGCAACTATCGTCCGTCGCTGTGGAAGGCGCGTGGCGGGCGGCTTGCCGCAACCCGGGTGAATCGCGAGCTCGCGCCCTACGTCGACGTGCTGTTTGGGCACGAAGGCGACCTCTCTCTTGAATTGGGAGAACACTCCAGCGGGCCGCCGTCGCACACGCCGGAAAGCTACGCTGCCATGGCGGATCGCGTCATGCAGGCCCACCCAAACTTCCGTGTCATGGCAACGGCCACGCGCCGACCGCGCACGGCCAACCGCAACGACTGGGGTGGCTACGCGTTTGCCAACGGCCAGCTCTACGTGGGCCGTGCGATGGAAGACCTGGAGATTTTCGACCGTGTTGGCGGCGGTGATTCCTTCGCTTCCGGTCTGATCTACGGTTTGCTCTCGGGACAGGATGTTCCGTACGCCTTGCAATGCGGCATTGCGCACGGCGCACTGGCCATGACGACCCCCGGCGATTCCAGCTTTGCCACGCTTGCTGAAGTGGAGCGCCTGATGGCGGGTGCTGGGGCGGGAGTTCAGCGGTGAGTGCGAGGGACGTCATCAATCTGCAGCAGAAGCTGAACGCCGTGAAGGAACACTGGCGTCCGCACGTCGTCGCCGAACTGAACGGCCAGGAGGTCAAGGTGGTGAAACTGCTGGGAGAGTTTCCCTGGCATCATCACGACGACGTGGACGAACTCTTCATCGGCTGGCGCGGTACGTTCCGCATGGAGTTCCGAGATCGATCGGTCAGCATCGGTCCAGGGCAGTGCCTGGTTGTTCCTCGCGGTGTCGAACACCGGCCCGTGGCCGATCAGGAAGCCGAGATCCTGCTCTTCGAGCCTGCTGGCGTGCGCAATACCGGCAACATTCTGGACGATCGATTCACCGCGCCAAGCCCCGTTCACATTTAGCACCCACCATGCCAGGAAGACCTATGCAAAAGTCCGACGTCCTGAAACGCATGCAGCAAACCGGTCTGGTTCCGGTCCTGCGCGGCTCCTCCACCGAAGAAGCTCTCAGCATTGCGCGGGCAATTGCTGCCGGCGGTGTCAACGTGCTGGAGGTGACGATGACAGTGCCCGGAGCCATGGAGGTGATCCGGAAGCTTGTGCGCGAGGAGCCCCAAGTGCTGGTGGGCGCAGGCACCGTGCTCGATCCGGAGACCGCCCGCATCTGCATGCTGGAGGGTGCGCAGTTCATCGTCAGCCCGGCTACCAACCCGGCGACCATCGAGATGTGCCGCCGCTACTCCGTTGCGATCTTGCCCGGCGCGCTTACACCGACTGAGGTAGTCACGGCGTGGCAGGCGGGCGCGGACGTGATCAAGGTCTTCCCGGCGAGCGCCATGGGCGGCGCCAAGTACCTGAAGAGCCTCAAGGCACCGCTACCCCAGGTGGAGCTCATTCCGACCGGCGGAGTTTCCGTCGCTACGGCGCGCGAGTTCCTGGAAGCGGGTGCGTTCGCGTTAGGTGTTGGAGCCGATCTGGCCGACCCTAGGGCCATCGCTTCCGGCACGCCGCACACGATCACGGAGACCGCGCGCAACTACCTGCGCGCTATTGCTGATTTCCGCGCCACCACGGCACAGGTGCAGTCGGACTAGGGGAAATCTCCGGCTGCTAGGCAGGCGGCCGCACTGCCCATAGGGCGGGCTGCGTCACTGGATGCTCGCGCCGTATCTCGGCATCTGCAGCATCGGCTGGCTTCATCGCCTGCCACAGGTCCACATAGTCCTGCCGGTTCCACGCGCGGCCGCCCAGCAGCAGCACGTTTTCACGCATCGGCTGCTGGCTGAACCGCCGTGTGTCCGCGGGGTAGGGCCACTGGCCACGGCTTTGCAGAAACGGGTAGGCCCATGCAACAGCTGCTCGCATGCCTCGCCCGTCGGGCAAGGTGAACGGCCAGGCGCTCTCAAACGGCGTACTCACCGACTCGCACACGCTGCCCATGCATTCCAGCAGCAGCATGGATTCCGCATACGGTCGCTGCGTCGTCAGCGCATACGGGAAATAGCCGTCCAGGTGCAGTTGGCGCAGCAACTTGTCCCGGAAGCGATGACCGCAGTCGCGCCACACGGCATCATTGCGCGCGAAACGCGCGAGCTCGCTCGCCTGCATCGTCCAGAAGATTGCGTCGGCACGCGTGCTGTCGCGCGCCACGGCGCCGCGCGCGGACTCGCTGAACCAGCGCAGGAGCTCGGACGCCCATGCCCGGACGCCGTCGGCCAGTGCCGGGTCTGTCCCAGGCGCGGCGCACACAAACGAAGCAGCCCGCGCGAACTCAGCCAGCGCAAGCGTGAAGCGCAGCGGATTCAGCCGCAGGTCCGTCTCGGTTTTGGCTGCGGTTGCGCTCCCATCAGCCGTGTTGTCCAGCGTTGGTGTCATGCGTGTCTGCGGTGTGATGCACCATGCCTGCAGTTGCGCCTGAGCCCGTTCGAGATACTTGCTGTCTGAGGTCAGCCGCCACGCTGCTATCAGAGCCGCCACAGCCGCCGCCATGCGGGACAGCAGATCCGCATGCCCCGTAAAGCCGGTGACATCTCCGGCCGCATCGAGCGTGGCGTCACAGAAGAACCCATTGCCGCTCTTGGCGCCCGGGGCAGCAACGCTAGTGATCGTCAGTATGGGCCCGCTGAGCGCGGCATCCGCGGCTCGAATGGTCCGAGCACGGTCGAACTCCGCTACGTTGAAGTGGACACCTGTGGCCTGCGCGGCCATGCGCCGCAAGCAGCCGAATGTGGCCGCCATTGTGGCTCCGCTGAGCGCCTCCCTGCGAGTCATGCGCCTCATGCCCTCGAGTGTAACGGCGAGCAGAGAGACTTGGTTGCGAGGGCGTCAGCGCGGCTAGCGCGATCGGGGCGCAGCACCATCCGGCGCAGTTTGCTGCAAGTGCTTCCGCGCTTCCCACACCTTCACGTATTTCCAATGCACGTAGATGGCATGGTTCAGGTGAAAGATGAGACCTTCCGGACCGTCCAGGAAACCAGCGCGCAGCACATAGTTTTTGAACCAGCCGAACGCCGGATTGACAAAGCTGGTGGCCAGCAGCAACCACGACGGCCGGTCCTGCAGCTTGCGCGTCAGGGCCGCTACGGTGCCGGTGGAGTACTCGTTCATGTGGTCCAGGTAGTTGGCGAAATCAGGGTATCCGTAGTGCTGCAGATGATGCGTCAGCCGGCCTTTTCCGCTGTCGTACTGCGGCGTACCGTGCGGGCCGATGCTCTCGTCCACCATCGTCACGCCGCGCCTCCAGAGCCGCAGCTTGTCGTCCGGGTACAGCCCACCGTGGCGCATCCATCGCGTCAGGAAGATGTTGAGCCTCGGGATCCAGAAGGCCTCTTTGTCGGCGCTTTTTACAGCCTGTTCGATTTCGCGAGCCAGTTCCGGTGTGACGACTTCATCCCCGTCTAACAGCAGGATCCAGTCGCCCGTGCACTTCCGGATGGCAACGTTCTTCTGCTCCGCGTGCCCCTTGAAGTCGCGATTGAAGTAGTGCTCGGCACCGTACTCGCGCGCAATCTCCGGAGAGCGATCTTTCGATCCGGAGTCCACAATGACGATCTGGTCGATCCATCCCTGCAGCGCTGCCAAGGTGCGGGGCAGGTTCTTTTCCTCATTCGTGGCGATCATCGCCACGGAGATGGTTGGCCGGTCAGGATGTGCGCTCGTCGGCATCGCGCTTGATTGTAGCGAAGCCGCGAGCGCAATCGCAGATCAGGCGCTGCGTCGGTTGAACGTGACTGAATTCGCCTGGTCGATGCTGGTCAGCAACAGCGACGACACGTTCACGTGCGCCGGGCGCGTCACGGCATACCGGATCGCGTCCGCCACATCCTCCGGAGTCAGGGGTGTGATGTTCTGGTACACCTTGGCCGCGCGTTCCTTGTCGCCGCGGAAACGCACTTCGCTGAAGTCGGTTTGCACCATGCCTGGATCTACGCTGGTGACACGCACGGCGGTGCCCATCAGGTCGATGCGAAGGCCCTCGCTGATCGAGCGCTCCGCCGCCTTGGTAGCGCAGTACACGCTGCCGCCGGCGTAGGCCAGCCACCCCGCGGTGGAACCCAGGCTGACCACGTGGCCGGCATTGCGCTGTACCATGCCGGGGACCACGGCCCGTGTCACGTACAGCAGGCCCTTGGTGTTGGTGTCAATCATCTCTTCCCAGTTTTCCGGGTCGTCCTGCCACAGCTTTTCCAGCCCGCGCGCCAGGCCCGCGTTGTTGACCAGGATCGCGATCTCCGCAAACTCCTTCGGCAGCCCTGCAATGGCTGCCTCGACTTCGTGGCGCTGCCGGACATCGAACGCCACGGGATGCACCGCTGCGGCACCTGCCTGTTTCACCGCTTCGACCGTCTCCGTCAAGCGGTCCAGCGTGCGTGCCGTCAGCACCAGGGCACACCCTTCCTCCGCTAGTGCCAACGCCGTTGCTCGCCCAATGCCTGCGCTTGCGCCAGTGATCAGCGCCACCTTCCCCTGCAAGTTCTGACCCACGATCTTCACTCCTGCTGCCTCTAGCAATGAGATGCAAAAGCGAAGGCCGCTCAACAGGAGCGGCCTTCGCTGTACGGGTTTGGGTCTCTACTGCGCCGGGCCTGCCGGTGCAGCCGTGCCGGTCGGCGCAGCGTTCCCTGCTGGAGTCGCGGTCGGGTCCTGCGTCTGGACGCCGATCGACGGGCCGGAAACGACCATCTCCACACGGCGATTCTGCGCTCGTCCCGCGGCGGTGCTGTTGTCGGCGACAGGGTTCGTCTTGCCATAGCCGACAGCGGTGATGTTCGCCGCGCTGACACCCTGCTGCACCAGGAAGTCCTGCGTTGCCCGCGCACGGCTGTCGCTCAGCTTCTGGTTCAGTTCGTCGCTGCCGACCGAGTCCGTATATCCCTCAATCTGCAGGCGCAGGTCCGGGTATTGCTGCAGGATCGCGGAGACCTTGGCGAGCGAGATCTGTGCGTTCTGCTTCAGCGTGTACTTGCCCGTGTCGAACAGAACATCGCCCAGGGTGACGATCAGGCCGCGAGCCGTTTCCTGCGTCGCCAGCACGGCATTCAACTGGGCGCGCAGACGTTCGCGGATGGCGACAACCGACTGCTTAGCCGCGTCCGCCTGTGCGCGTGCCTGGTCTGCCGCAGCCTGTGCGTTGGCCGCATCGGCCTCGGCCCGTGCACGCTGGGCTGCTTCGCGATCCGCCGCTGCCTGCGCCTGTGCCGCTGCTGCCGCTGCCTGCGCCGCCTCCAGTTGCGACTGCTGCGCCTGCTGTTCCGCCGCATGACGCGCATCGATTTGCGCCTGCTGCGCCAATTGCTGCTGCTTGCGCAGGCTCAGGATGCGAGCATCCTCAGACCGCTGCACGGCCTCGCGAGCATAGGTGATCTCCATCTTCTCGTCGCGGTGCTTGCTCGCGTCCATCTGGTCGGCGTTCTGCAGATTGGTCCGCACCTGCGAGAGGATGTCCGGTGCAAACTGCTCTGCACCGGCCATGCGGGCAATGTTGTACGCATTGTGTGCCTCGTACAGCTCCAGTGGGCTGTGCTCGTTGCGGGTGATGGGGTCCATCACTGTCTTCGGGCCGGCAGTCTGCGCGTAGGCTCCGCGTGGCAGCAGGCTGAAGTGTGCGTTCACTTTCTCCAGCACGCCTTCAGTACGGTCATTGATGATTTCATTCTGCGCGACAACCAGGTCGCTGGGCACACGCACCGCGAAGTAGGGTTCTGCCGTGACGATCATGCCGAACGACTGCAGATTTGTGGTGACCGTCATGTCCACCTTGCCGCCGCCACCGGTCGGCAGCACCTCGCCCAGGTTGCTGGGCGTGCCGTCGGGCGTGATCGCCCACAGCACATAGGTCAGGTACTCCTGGCCAAATCCGTTGGCGGGCGTCAGGCCATCCAGGTGCAGGTTGATCGTGATGCGGCCCTTTTCGCTGTCCACCTTGGCATTACCCCGCACACTGGAGGCGAGTGGTGTGCCGACAAAGTTGATCTTGGTGGAGCCGCTGCGATGGAAGTAGTTGACCGCGTCCAGGTCGCGCGACACGACGTTCACGCGGTACAGCGGAACTCCGTTCAACTCACCAGCGGGACGCGCGGTCTGGCCTGCATTGCTCAGGCCCGCGGTCGGATTCGGTTCCTGCGCATGGAGCGCGGGGGCAGAAAGGGTAGCGGCAAGCGCCACACCCGACACAAAGATGCCGAGTCGGCTCATCAGTCGGCTTGGCTTGCAAATGGAACGGTTCACATCTGTGGTCACAACGACACTCCGGCGGCGCACCGGTTGTGCGCCTGTTATCACGGATGCGCTGCGGTGTCGAGGTGTCGCCTTCCTACCACCTTTGTGTCGCGTTCTAACCCACTCGCTTCCAGGCGGGAAACAGGTGCGTCTAAACCTGATCCACCAGCTTGTGCGAGATGGCAAACAGTGCCAACTCCAAGCGCGTGGAAACGCCGGTCTTGTCGAACGTGTTCGACAGGTGGCGCTTCACCGTCTCTTCCGAGATGTTGAACTGCTTCGCGATGTCCTTGTTTGAGCAGCCCTCGACGATGCTCTGCACCACTTCCAACTCGCGCGGCGTCAGGCCATAGGTCTTCTTCTCGGGAACAGCGGCCGCCTTCTGCATCAGGCCGTGCAGCGCCTGCAGCAGATTCATCACGCGCTCGCCGCCAATCCAGTAATCGCCGCTGTACACCGCGCGAATGGCCTCCGACAGATCGCCTGCGACCGAGTCCTTCAGCACAATGCCGCGGGCGCCGATCTGCAGCGCCTCAATCACCTGCTGGGTAGAGATGGTGCTGGTCAGCAGAATGATCTTGATGCGCGGAGACTTGCCCATGATGGCGCGCATCGCTTCCAAGCCGGGCAGCCGTGGCATCTGCACGTCCA contains:
- a CDS encoding sugar kinase encodes the protein MSLGEVMLRFDPGEDRIATTRSFRVWEGGGEYNVARGLRRCFGMRSAIVTALVDNPVGRLVEDLMLQGGVDITQVLWRDYDGIGLEARNGIYFLERGFGARGALGSMDRGHTAISQLKPGDIDWGRLFGQAGSRWFHTGGVFCALSETTPLVAREAMQAAKRHGAIVSYDCNYRPSLWKARGGRLAATRVNRELAPYVDVLFGHEGDLSLELGEHSSGPPSHTPESYAAMADRVMQAHPNFRVMATATRRPRTANRNDWGGYAFANGQLYVGRAMEDLEIFDRVGGGDSFASGLIYGLLSGQDVPYALQCGIAHGALAMTTPGDSSFATLAEVERLMAGAGAGVQR
- a CDS encoding cupin domain-containing protein, producing the protein MSARDVINLQQKLNAVKEHWRPHVVAELNGQEVKVVKLLGEFPWHHHDDVDELFIGWRGTFRMEFRDRSVSIGPGQCLVVPRGVEHRPVADQEAEILLFEPAGVRNTGNILDDRFTAPSPVHI
- a CDS encoding bifunctional 4-hydroxy-2-oxoglutarate aldolase/2-dehydro-3-deoxy-phosphogluconate aldolase; amino-acid sequence: MQKSDVLKRMQQTGLVPVLRGSSTEEALSIARAIAAGGVNVLEVTMTVPGAMEVIRKLVREEPQVLVGAGTVLDPETARICMLEGAQFIVSPATNPATIEMCRRYSVAILPGALTPTEVVTAWQAGADVIKVFPASAMGGAKYLKSLKAPLPQVELIPTGGVSVATAREFLEAGAFALGVGADLADPRAIASGTPHTITETARNYLRAIADFRATTAQVQSD
- a CDS encoding alginate lyase family protein, with the protein product MRRMTRREALSGATMAATFGCLRRMAAQATGVHFNVAEFDRARTIRAADAALSGPILTITSVAAPGAKSGNGFFCDATLDAAGDVTGFTGHADLLSRMAAAVAALIAAWRLTSDSKYLERAQAQLQAWCITPQTRMTPTLDNTADGSATAAKTETDLRLNPLRFTLALAEFARAASFVCAAPGTDPALADGVRAWASELLRWFSESARGAVARDSTRADAIFWTMQASELARFARNDAVWRDCGHRFRDKLLRQLHLDGYFPYALTTQRPYAESMLLLECMGSVCESVSTPFESAWPFTLPDGRGMRAAVAWAYPFLQSRGQWPYPADTRRFSQQPMRENVLLLGGRAWNRQDYVDLWQAMKPADAADAEIRREHPVTQPALWAVRPPA
- a CDS encoding glycosyltransferase family 2 protein — encoded protein: MPTSAHPDRPTISVAMIATNEEKNLPRTLAALQGWIDQIVIVDSGSKDRSPEIAREYGAEHYFNRDFKGHAEQKNVAIRKCTGDWILLLDGDEVVTPELAREIEQAVKSADKEAFWIPRLNIFLTRWMRHGGLYPDDKLRLWRRGVTMVDESIGPHGTPQYDSGKGRLTHHLQHYGYPDFANYLDHMNEYSTGTVAALTRKLQDRPSWLLLATSFVNPAFGWFKNYVLRAGFLDGPEGLIFHLNHAIYVHWKYVKVWEARKHLQQTAPDGAAPRSR
- a CDS encoding SDR family NAD(P)-dependent oxidoreductase, translating into MGQNLQGKVALITGASAGIGRATALALAEEGCALVLTARTLDRLTETVEAVKQAGAAAVHPVAFDVRQRHEVEAAIAGLPKEFAEIAILVNNAGLARGLEKLWQDDPENWEEMIDTNTKGLLYVTRAVVPGMVQRNAGHVVSLGSTAGWLAYAGGSVYCATKAAERSISEGLRIDLMGTAVRVTSVDPGMVQTDFSEVRFRGDKERAAKVYQNITPLTPEDVADAIRYAVTRPAHVNVSSLLLTSIDQANSVTFNRRSA